The Aggregicoccus sp. 17bor-14 genome includes a region encoding these proteins:
- a CDS encoding M1 family metallopeptidase — protein sequence MRRLLLMLLAVGSLHCGHSPAPAPASTAAAPAAKAPEYPQPAPPELRLPDTVQPVHYALELTLLPREDTYPGTVTIDVDVRAPVRQVWLHALDVQVTAARVEREGRTLEAKPVTADAGRLGLLLPEELPAGRARLVLTFTGHVERKLSQGLYGETEAGEPYLYTFFEPIDARRAFPCFDEPTFKVPWQLTFTVKAEHVTAANAPVVREEPLPDGLKRVTFAESKPLPSYLVAFMVGPFDVVDAGTVGRTKVPLHFIVPHGRGPETAYAARVTPRIVQVLEDFFDQAYPFEKLDVAVVPRFWGTMEHPGIVALGQPLTLIKPGEETLERRQRYATIAGHELGHYWFGDLVTCRWWNDVWLNESFTSWLDRKTMDGFEPAWGLGREMSAESLSFAMSTDSLVNTPPVRKPVATNDDIIGAFDNGTTYSKGASVLGMLETWLSPEKVRDVMRTHVRTHAWKTATSDDYVTTLSQVAGPEAAQVFKSFVDQAGVPRITAQVQCTPGAPARLQLSQERYWPAGSAGKLGQTWSVPVCVRAGTGAKAERQCTLLTEAQGELALQQPGCPRWVLLNAEGRGYYHAGYARPQLDALLQAPSGALSEDERLALLSDVKAGVARADLRLGEALPAVPATARDPSRLMVQRGMELLEGVRLEQLSAEDRGRYRAWLRQTYAPRARQLGWVARPGEDENVQRLRLMIVPLAAGAGEDPVLSAEATRLAKAWLKDRSAVPEDVGHTALRVAARRGDAALYDTVLAQARSAKDRRERGELLGILGSFRDPTQLARALELVKGTEFDARETVGILQAALGGAESRAQAWAFYQQSFPSLAKRLRSDELGWLIERAGVLCTPEQRAQADALLTPQVKQIEGGPRALARALESIQLCVDAQARNAPSVHEFLGTRARVGASGAR from the coding sequence ATGCGCCGACTCCTGCTGATGCTCCTCGCCGTGGGCTCGCTGCACTGTGGCCACTCCCCCGCTCCCGCACCCGCCTCGACAGCTGCCGCTCCTGCGGCCAAGGCGCCCGAGTACCCGCAGCCTGCGCCGCCCGAGCTGAGGCTCCCGGACACCGTGCAGCCGGTGCACTACGCGCTCGAGCTCACGCTGCTGCCGCGCGAGGACACCTATCCGGGTACGGTCACCATCGACGTGGACGTGCGCGCCCCGGTGCGCCAGGTGTGGCTGCACGCGCTGGACGTGCAGGTGACGGCGGCGCGCGTGGAGCGCGAGGGCCGCACGCTCGAGGCAAAGCCCGTCACGGCGGACGCGGGGCGCCTCGGGCTGCTGCTGCCCGAGGAGCTGCCGGCAGGACGCGCCCGGCTGGTGCTCACCTTCACCGGCCACGTGGAGCGCAAGCTGAGCCAGGGCCTGTACGGCGAGACCGAGGCCGGCGAGCCGTACCTCTACACCTTTTTCGAGCCCATCGACGCGCGGCGCGCCTTCCCCTGCTTCGACGAGCCCACCTTCAAGGTGCCCTGGCAGCTCACCTTCACGGTGAAGGCCGAGCACGTGACCGCGGCGAACGCGCCGGTGGTGCGCGAGGAGCCGCTGCCCGATGGGCTCAAGCGCGTCACCTTCGCCGAGAGCAAGCCGCTGCCCAGCTACCTCGTCGCCTTCATGGTGGGCCCCTTCGACGTGGTGGATGCCGGGACGGTGGGCCGCACGAAGGTGCCGCTGCACTTCATCGTGCCGCATGGCCGCGGGCCCGAGACGGCGTACGCCGCGCGCGTCACCCCGCGCATCGTGCAGGTGCTCGAGGACTTCTTCGATCAGGCCTACCCCTTCGAGAAGCTGGACGTCGCGGTGGTGCCGCGCTTCTGGGGCACCATGGAGCACCCGGGCATCGTCGCGCTCGGCCAGCCGCTCACGCTGATCAAGCCGGGCGAGGAGACCCTGGAGCGCCGCCAGCGCTACGCGACCATTGCGGGCCACGAGCTGGGCCACTACTGGTTCGGCGACCTGGTCACCTGCCGCTGGTGGAACGACGTGTGGCTCAACGAGTCCTTCACCAGCTGGCTGGATCGCAAGACCATGGACGGCTTCGAGCCCGCGTGGGGCCTGGGGCGGGAGATGAGCGCCGAGTCGCTCTCCTTCGCCATGAGCACGGACTCGCTGGTGAACACGCCTCCGGTGCGCAAGCCCGTGGCCACCAACGACGACATCATCGGCGCCTTCGACAATGGGACCACGTACTCGAAGGGCGCCTCGGTGCTGGGGATGCTGGAGACCTGGCTCAGCCCGGAGAAGGTGCGCGACGTGATGCGCACCCACGTGCGCACCCACGCGTGGAAGACGGCCACCTCGGACGACTACGTGACCACGCTCTCGCAGGTCGCGGGCCCCGAGGCCGCGCAGGTGTTCAAGAGCTTCGTGGACCAGGCGGGTGTGCCGCGCATCACCGCCCAGGTGCAGTGCACACCGGGCGCTCCCGCCAGGCTGCAGCTCTCGCAGGAGCGCTACTGGCCCGCGGGATCCGCGGGAAAGCTCGGGCAGACCTGGAGCGTGCCGGTGTGCGTGCGCGCGGGCACCGGCGCGAAGGCGGAGCGCCAGTGCACGCTGCTCACCGAGGCCCAGGGAGAGCTCGCGCTGCAGCAGCCGGGCTGCCCGCGCTGGGTGCTGCTCAACGCCGAGGGCCGCGGCTACTACCACGCGGGCTACGCGCGGCCGCAGCTGGACGCGCTGCTGCAGGCGCCCTCCGGAGCGCTGAGCGAGGACGAGCGGCTCGCCCTGCTCTCGGACGTGAAGGCGGGTGTGGCGCGCGCGGACCTGCGGTTGGGTGAGGCGCTTCCTGCCGTGCCCGCCACGGCGCGCGACCCCAGCCGCCTGATGGTGCAGCGCGGGATGGAGCTGCTCGAGGGCGTGCGGCTGGAGCAGCTCAGCGCGGAGGACCGCGGCCGCTACCGCGCGTGGCTGCGCCAGACCTACGCCCCGCGCGCCCGGCAGCTCGGGTGGGTGGCGCGCCCCGGTGAGGACGAGAACGTGCAGCGCCTGCGGCTGATGATCGTGCCGCTCGCGGCGGGGGCCGGCGAGGACCCGGTGCTCTCGGCCGAGGCCACGCGCCTCGCGAAGGCGTGGCTGAAGGATCGCAGCGCGGTGCCCGAGGACGTGGGCCACACGGCGCTGCGCGTGGCGGCGCGCCGCGGGGATGCGGCGCTCTACGACACGGTGCTCGCGCAGGCGCGCTCGGCGAAGGACCGGCGCGAGCGCGGCGAGCTGCTCGGCATCCTCGGGTCCTTCCGCGACCCCACCCAGCTCGCCCGCGCGCTCGAGCTGGTGAAGGGCACCGAGTTCGACGCGCGCGAGACGGTGGGCATCCTGCAGGCGGCGCTGGGAGGCGCGGAGTCTCGCGCGCAGGCCTGGGCCTTCTACCAGCAGAGCTTCCCCTCGCTCGCGAAGCGCCTGCGCTCGGACGAGCTGGGCTGGCTCATCGAGCGCGCCGGCGTGCTCTGCACCCCGGAGCAGCGCGCGCAGGCGGACGCGCTGCTCACGCCCCAGGTGAAGCAGATCGAGGGCGGCCCGCGCGCGCTCGCACGCGCGCTGGAGTCCATCCAGCTGTGCGTGGATGCGCAGGCGCGCAACGCCCCCAGCGTGCACGAGTTCCTGGGAACGCGTGCGCGCGTGGGGGCAAGCGGGGCCCGGTGA
- a CDS encoding thiamine phosphate synthase: MLPRLVVITDWGLPRARLLGSLEAALSAGPEVAVQHRHPGVGLRQFLEEARVLAALCERLARPLFINGRLDVALLLGAHLHLPAGGLTPADVRPALPAGRLVSAAVHDAREAADAAGADLALVSPVYAPGSKPDDTRAPLGPAGYAALRAQLSCPALALGGIDPVRAAALPDADGFATISGVLAAADPAAAARVLLTRGRGSDRG, from the coding sequence GTGCTCCCGCGCCTCGTCGTCATCACCGACTGGGGCCTGCCGCGAGCGCGCCTGCTCGGGTCGCTCGAGGCGGCGCTCTCGGCAGGTCCCGAGGTGGCCGTGCAGCACCGCCACCCGGGGGTCGGGCTGCGGCAGTTCCTCGAGGAGGCGCGGGTGCTCGCGGCCCTGTGCGAGCGGCTCGCGCGGCCGCTCTTCATCAACGGCCGATTGGACGTGGCGCTCCTGCTCGGGGCGCACCTGCACCTGCCTGCGGGAGGACTCACGCCTGCGGACGTGCGCCCGGCGCTCCCCGCAGGGCGGCTCGTGAGCGCGGCGGTGCACGACGCGCGCGAGGCGGCGGACGCGGCCGGCGCGGACCTCGCCCTGGTGAGCCCGGTGTACGCGCCCGGCTCGAAGCCGGACGACACGCGCGCTCCCCTGGGCCCGGCGGGGTACGCCGCACTGCGGGCGCAGCTGAGCTGTCCCGCCCTCGCGCTCGGCGGCATCGACCCGGTGCGCGCGGCCGCGCTTCCCGACGCGGACGGCTTCGCGACCATCTCGGGGGTGCTCGCCGCCGCGGACCCGGCGGCCGCAGCGCGGGTGTTGCTCACGCGGGGGCGCGGCAGCGATCGCGGTTGA
- a CDS encoding class I SAM-dependent rRNA methyltransferase gives MSSLVKLELARGLGRHLRAGHPWAFRKAFEHPPRIPAGSVVDLTEGGKFVARGYYDPHSAIAVRVLTRDPRETIDAAFFARRVKAALAERRSLIDLSGTDSFRLLHGEGDGLPGVVVDLYGRYAVLKLYSAGLTPYRSLIVEALRQALPELLGVIGRDEVGRDDAEGDEERGAGRMLWGPPAPELLAIQERGATFMVDALRGQKTGFFLDQRENRYLIRRLAAGRDVLNCFCFTGGFSVNAALGGARSVFSVDQDADAIALARENFTRNGLPAEKHDFLAADVFKLLASFKEEGRTFDLIILDPPAFAKSQRAVEAAIDGYASLNRQALGILRPGGLLATASCSARVSPEAFFEAIKEAGFKAGVDLALVEERYQPPDHPVRLQFREGRYLKFYVLQSV, from the coding sequence ATGAGCAGTCTCGTGAAGCTGGAGCTCGCCCGGGGCCTCGGGCGCCACCTGCGCGCAGGTCACCCCTGGGCCTTCCGCAAGGCCTTCGAGCACCCGCCGCGCATCCCCGCCGGCAGCGTGGTGGACCTCACCGAGGGCGGGAAGTTCGTGGCCCGCGGCTACTACGATCCGCACTCGGCCATCGCGGTGCGCGTGCTCACCCGCGACCCGCGCGAGACCATCGACGCGGCCTTCTTCGCCCGCCGCGTGAAGGCCGCGCTCGCCGAGCGCCGCTCGCTCATCGACCTCAGCGGCACGGACAGCTTCCGGCTCCTGCACGGCGAGGGGGACGGCCTGCCCGGCGTGGTGGTGGACCTCTACGGCCGCTACGCGGTGCTCAAGCTCTACTCCGCGGGCCTCACGCCGTACCGCTCGCTCATCGTCGAGGCGCTTCGCCAGGCGCTGCCCGAGCTCCTGGGCGTCATCGGCCGCGACGAGGTGGGCCGCGACGACGCAGAAGGGGACGAGGAGCGCGGCGCGGGGCGCATGCTCTGGGGTCCGCCCGCGCCCGAGTTGCTCGCCATCCAGGAGCGCGGCGCCACCTTCATGGTGGACGCCCTGCGCGGACAGAAGACCGGCTTCTTCCTCGACCAGCGCGAGAACCGCTACCTCATCCGCCGCCTCGCCGCCGGCCGCGACGTGCTCAACTGCTTCTGCTTCACCGGCGGCTTCTCGGTGAACGCGGCCCTGGGCGGCGCGCGCAGCGTGTTCTCGGTGGACCAGGATGCGGATGCGATCGCGCTCGCCCGCGAGAACTTCACGCGCAACGGCCTGCCCGCCGAGAAGCACGACTTCCTCGCCGCGGACGTCTTCAAGCTGCTCGCCTCGTTCAAGGAGGAGGGCCGCACCTTCGACCTGATCATCCTGGACCCGCCCGCCTTCGCGAAGAGCCAGCGCGCGGTGGAGGCCGCCATCGACGGCTACGCCTCCCTCAACCGCCAGGCGCTCGGCATCCTGCGCCCCGGCGGCCTGCTCGCCACGGCCTCCTGCTCGGCGCGCGTGAGCCCCGAGGCCTTCTTCGAGGCCATCAAGGAGGCGGGCTTCAAGGCGGGCGTGGACCTCGCGCTCGTGGAGGAGCGCTACCAGCCGCCGGACCACCCCGTGCGCCTGCAGTTCCGCGAAGGCCGCTACCTCAAGTTCTACGTCCTGCAGTCCGTCTAG
- a CDS encoding membrane dipeptidase produces MTDVLELHRRWPIADAHADSLMWNRDLTVRSHEGHVDFPRLREAGVKLQCFTLVTRGFPFVGGFPVFGAWRGWPREALRGEWARAQWQIDRLEDFCRRSQGQAAIATRGAQLAQNLAEGRLSAVLGVEGGHALEGRVERLSELHARGVRFMGLTHLSNNALGGSSFPFMGNRTLSALGREVLDEMARLGMSVDVAHASEQTLEAVLSHPRARPFCSHTGVRSAGGGWRNLPDDTLRRIAERGGVVGIIFGTVYLGGDRIEDVVRHIEHALDVMGEEAVGLGSDFDGMVPLPKGMRDVTGLPLLTEALLRRHPEARVERVLGGNLHRFFRETLGS; encoded by the coding sequence GTGACGGACGTGCTCGAGCTCCATCGCCGCTGGCCCATCGCGGACGCCCACGCGGACTCCCTCATGTGGAACCGCGACCTCACCGTGCGCTCGCACGAGGGGCACGTGGACTTCCCGCGCCTGCGCGAGGCAGGGGTGAAGCTGCAGTGCTTCACCCTCGTGACGCGCGGCTTTCCCTTCGTCGGCGGCTTCCCGGTGTTCGGCGCGTGGCGCGGCTGGCCGCGCGAGGCGCTCAGGGGCGAGTGGGCGCGCGCGCAGTGGCAGATCGACCGGCTCGAGGACTTCTGCCGGCGCTCCCAGGGACAGGCGGCCATCGCCACCCGCGGCGCGCAGCTCGCGCAGAACCTCGCCGAGGGCCGGCTCTCCGCGGTGCTCGGCGTCGAGGGCGGCCATGCGCTGGAGGGGAGGGTGGAGCGCCTCTCGGAGCTGCACGCGCGCGGCGTGCGCTTCATGGGGCTCACCCACCTGTCCAACAACGCACTGGGCGGCTCCTCCTTCCCCTTCATGGGCAACCGCACCCTGTCCGCGCTCGGACGCGAGGTGCTCGACGAGATGGCCCGTCTGGGGATGAGCGTGGACGTGGCCCACGCCTCGGAGCAGACCCTGGAGGCCGTGCTCTCGCACCCCCGCGCGCGCCCCTTCTGCTCGCACACCGGCGTGCGCTCCGCCGGTGGAGGCTGGCGCAACCTCCCGGACGACACCCTGCGGCGCATCGCCGAGCGGGGTGGGGTGGTGGGCATCATCTTCGGCACCGTGTACCTCGGCGGAGACCGCATCGAGGACGTGGTGCGCCACATCGAGCACGCACTGGACGTGATGGGCGAGGAGGCCGTGGGCCTGGGCTCGGACTTCGACGGGATGGTGCCGCTGCCCAAGGGCATGCGGGATGTCACCGGCCTCCCACTGCTCACCGAGGCCCTGCTGCGCCGCCATCCAGAAGCGCGCGTGGAGCGTGTCCTCGGGGGCAACCTCCACCGCTTCTTCCGGGAGACCCTCGGGTCCTAG
- the thiS gene encoding sulfur carrier protein ThiS produces MKVWVNGDPREVQDGVNLTRLLAELSLSGPGVAVEVNAAVVRRAQHAEHRLKEGDRVEIVTFVGGG; encoded by the coding sequence GTGAAGGTCTGGGTGAACGGCGATCCCCGGGAGGTGCAGGACGGCGTGAACCTCACGCGCCTGCTCGCGGAGCTCTCGCTCTCGGGGCCTGGGGTGGCGGTGGAGGTGAACGCGGCGGTGGTGCGCCGCGCGCAGCACGCCGAGCACCGGCTCAAAGAGGGAGACCGCGTGGAGATCGTGACCTTCGTAGGCGGCGGCTAG
- a CDS encoding N,N-dimethylformamidase beta subunit family domain-containing protein, with the protein MRASSWNGVWVAVIALAVGCHEATGVREPGDGGPGVVDPPPPPPPPPPPPPPPPPPPPPPPPEFKRVPAPNPIPAENAKPGDTSWRQGSSAPPGTVELYASLDSAKAGDTVSVKVSTRSPGTISATVYRLGYYGGAGARKVWSGSAFDTRTQAPCPRDSTTGRVECAWDDTFSFKVGDDWVSGFYLVKVSYSGYKRFTPFIVRDDRAAELLYGSALYTSQAYNRWGGESLYATSSGMPYNRSYEVSFDRPFEADDGRGKVFYLEQPFITWLEKEGYDVTYGTNSDFLRYGNFLEGIGAYVHAGQDEYWPTQQRTQVDAALASGKMSLAYFGGNGAYWRVRGEKDRAGNELRTIVCYKNTPWLDPQPGSTVRFRDDPNPHPESELFGVMYDGWQLISFPLVVADESHWLFEGTGLTTGTQLPGLLGFEVDRIWPDLAGTPTNQRVSLESPLLTAEGIPNVSHGVDRDLPGGTHIFASGTIQWPLAFGSDPELHDDRVLRMTANVLERSLEHRRAHRALAPVTSSGTPENEPIAVWASSVHAFAGQPGRGGYREGPADQALFNGPTGVAVGPDGRVYVADTNNNRIRVIGTDSEHTVSLVAGTGALGPVKVLNDVAGATAQFRKPTGVAVAPDGTVYVADSDNHCIRSIVETPQGWRVSLFAGSDSRQSGYANGAGPAARFNRPTALAVDSLGNVYVADQAGNSVRMIRVDPITHAVEVTTLAGNGQAGDADGADGSQARFNNPSAIAVGSAGEVFVFEGYSQKLKRIAPEAPHAVTTLAGKDGAQGFADGPGNQARFRAQMGLAVGPVGEIYIADTANFRLRKVITGADAASSRVYTIAGSGKLGLTLGSGSQADLSIPAGLAVVPSDESILVTDAFNNVIRRVIR; encoded by the coding sequence ATGCGAGCGAGCAGCTGGAACGGGGTCTGGGTGGCAGTGATCGCGCTGGCGGTGGGCTGCCACGAGGCCACCGGTGTGCGCGAGCCCGGAGACGGCGGTCCTGGCGTCGTCGACCCGCCACCGCCGCCTCCGCCGCCGCCGCCGCCCCCGCCCCCGCCGCCGCCGCCTCCGCCCCCGCCGCCGCCGGAGTTCAAGCGCGTGCCCGCGCCCAACCCCATCCCGGCCGAGAACGCGAAGCCCGGCGACACGAGCTGGCGCCAGGGCAGCAGCGCGCCTCCCGGCACCGTCGAGCTCTACGCCTCGCTCGACTCGGCAAAGGCCGGTGACACGGTCTCGGTGAAGGTCTCCACCAGGAGCCCCGGCACCATCAGCGCCACCGTGTACCGGCTCGGCTACTACGGCGGCGCCGGTGCGCGGAAGGTGTGGAGCGGCAGCGCCTTCGACACGCGGACGCAGGCACCGTGCCCCCGGGACTCGACCACGGGCCGCGTGGAGTGCGCCTGGGACGACACCTTCTCCTTCAAGGTCGGCGACGACTGGGTCTCCGGCTTCTACCTCGTGAAGGTGAGCTACAGCGGCTACAAGCGCTTCACGCCCTTCATCGTGCGCGACGACCGCGCCGCCGAGCTCCTCTACGGCTCGGCCCTCTACACCTCGCAGGCCTACAACCGCTGGGGCGGCGAGAGCCTCTACGCCACCTCCTCGGGCATGCCGTACAACCGCAGCTACGAGGTCTCGTTCGACCGGCCCTTCGAGGCGGACGATGGCCGGGGCAAGGTCTTCTACCTCGAGCAGCCCTTCATCACCTGGCTGGAGAAGGAGGGCTACGACGTCACCTACGGCACCAACTCGGACTTCCTGCGCTACGGCAACTTCCTCGAGGGGATCGGCGCCTACGTGCACGCGGGCCAGGACGAGTACTGGCCCACGCAGCAGCGCACGCAGGTGGATGCGGCGCTCGCCAGCGGGAAGATGAGCCTCGCGTACTTCGGCGGGAACGGCGCCTACTGGCGCGTGCGCGGTGAGAAGGACCGGGCCGGCAACGAGCTGCGCACCATCGTTTGCTACAAGAACACGCCGTGGCTGGACCCGCAGCCCGGGAGCACCGTGCGCTTCCGCGACGACCCCAACCCTCACCCCGAGAGCGAGCTCTTCGGCGTGATGTACGACGGCTGGCAGCTCATCAGCTTCCCGCTCGTGGTCGCAGACGAGTCCCACTGGCTCTTCGAGGGCACGGGCCTCACCACCGGCACGCAGCTGCCCGGCTTGCTGGGCTTCGAGGTGGATCGCATCTGGCCGGACCTTGCGGGCACGCCCACGAATCAGCGCGTGAGCCTGGAGAGCCCGCTGCTCACGGCCGAGGGGATCCCCAACGTCTCGCACGGCGTGGACCGCGATCTGCCCGGCGGCACCCACATCTTCGCCTCCGGCACCATCCAGTGGCCGCTCGCCTTCGGCTCGGACCCCGAGCTGCACGACGACCGCGTCCTGCGCATGACGGCCAACGTGCTGGAGCGCTCGCTCGAGCACCGCCGCGCCCACCGCGCGCTCGCGCCCGTGACGAGCAGTGGCACGCCGGAGAACGAGCCCATCGCCGTGTGGGCGAGCTCGGTGCACGCCTTCGCCGGCCAGCCGGGCCGCGGCGGCTACCGCGAGGGCCCTGCGGACCAGGCGCTGTTCAACGGTCCCACGGGCGTTGCCGTGGGCCCGGACGGCCGCGTCTACGTGGCGGACACCAACAACAACCGCATCCGCGTGATCGGCACCGACTCCGAGCACACCGTGAGCCTCGTCGCCGGGACGGGCGCGCTGGGACCCGTGAAGGTGCTGAACGACGTGGCCGGCGCGACGGCGCAGTTCCGCAAGCCCACGGGCGTGGCGGTGGCCCCGGACGGGACCGTCTACGTGGCGGACTCGGACAACCACTGCATCCGCAGCATCGTGGAGACGCCGCAGGGCTGGAGGGTCTCGCTCTTCGCGGGCTCCGACAGCCGCCAGTCCGGCTACGCGAATGGAGCAGGCCCGGCCGCGCGCTTCAACCGTCCGACCGCCCTCGCCGTGGACTCGCTGGGCAACGTCTACGTCGCGGACCAGGCGGGCAACAGCGTGCGCATGATCAGAGTGGACCCGATCACCCACGCGGTGGAGGTCACGACGCTCGCGGGCAACGGCCAGGCCGGAGATGCGGACGGCGCAGACGGCAGCCAGGCTCGGTTCAACAACCCGAGCGCCATCGCGGTGGGCTCGGCCGGCGAAGTCTTCGTCTTCGAGGGCTACAGCCAGAAGCTCAAGCGCATCGCGCCCGAGGCGCCCCACGCGGTGACCACGCTCGCGGGCAAGGACGGCGCGCAGGGCTTCGCGGACGGGCCCGGCAATCAGGCCCGCTTCCGCGCCCAGATGGGCCTCGCGGTGGGACCGGTGGGGGAGATCTACATCGCGGACACGGCGAACTTCCGGCTGCGCAAGGTCATCACCGGCGCCGATGCGGCCTCCAGCCGCGTCTACACCATCGCGGGCTCGGGGAAGCTGGGGCTCACCCTGGGCAGCGGCAGCCAGGCGGACCTCTCCATCCCCGCCGGCCTCGCGGTCGTCCCCTCGGACGAGTCGATCCTCGTGACGGACGCGTTCAACAACGTCATCCGCCGCGTCATCCGCTAG
- a CDS encoding HAD-IIB family hydrolase yields the protein MPHPRPLRDADLSSVEAVFTDVDGTLTTHGLLRSSTLRALESLAQGGVRVVLVSGRPAGWGEAWARTLPVDGVIVENGGLFFHRRPGGPLRKVYAQSASVRAVNRRRLQAEVARVLARVPGARLSSDSAHTEVDLAIDYNEEARLGSAAAGRIEALLRARGVTAVRSSVHVNCWIGRFDKRTAVSRFLRSAWGQVLQPGERRYAYAGDSFNDAPLFGAFPVSVGVANVRAVLAAIDTPPAFITRAAEGAGFEELARAVLAQRQRREKRRAGPRESQGVAA from the coding sequence ATGCCGCATCCCCGCCCGCTGCGCGACGCGGACCTCTCCTCGGTGGAGGCGGTCTTCACCGACGTCGACGGCACCCTCACCACCCACGGCCTGCTGCGCAGCTCCACGCTGCGCGCGCTGGAGTCCCTCGCGCAAGGAGGCGTGCGCGTGGTGTTGGTGAGCGGGCGGCCCGCGGGCTGGGGCGAGGCCTGGGCGCGCACCCTGCCGGTGGACGGCGTCATCGTGGAGAACGGCGGGCTCTTCTTCCACCGCCGGCCGGGCGGGCCGCTGCGCAAGGTGTACGCCCAGAGCGCGAGCGTGCGCGCGGTGAACCGCCGCCGGCTCCAGGCCGAGGTCGCGCGCGTGCTCGCCCGGGTGCCCGGCGCGCGCCTCTCCTCGGACAGCGCGCACACCGAGGTGGACCTCGCCATCGACTACAACGAGGAGGCCCGCCTGGGCAGCGCGGCGGCGGGCCGCATCGAGGCGCTGCTGCGCGCGCGGGGCGTCACCGCGGTGCGCTCCTCGGTGCACGTGAACTGCTGGATCGGCCGCTTCGACAAGCGCACCGCCGTCTCGCGCTTCCTGCGCAGCGCGTGGGGCCAGGTCCTGCAGCCCGGCGAGCGCCGCTACGCGTACGCCGGTGACTCCTTCAACGACGCGCCCCTCTTCGGCGCGTTCCCCGTGAGCGTGGGCGTCGCCAACGTGCGCGCCGTGCTCGCGGCCATCGATACGCCCCCCGCCTTCATCACCCGCGCCGCCGAGGGCGCAGGCTTCGAGGAGCTCGCGCGCGCCGTGCTCGCGCAGCGCCAACGCCGGGAAAAGCGTCGGGCCGGCCCTCGTGAATCTCAAGGAGTCGCCGCATGA
- a CDS encoding thiazole synthase, which produces MSQQDTPLTIAGVTFGSRLLIGTGKYPSFEIMKRCHEASGAEVVTVAVRRLDLKAQGEQSLMSWIDTKRMRLLPNTALCYTADDAVRTCRLAEELGMSKWVKLEVLGDEKTLYPDVEETVKAARILVKEGFTVLPYTSDDPITARKLEDAGCAAVMPLAAPIGSGLGVRNPHNIRLIRETVKVPVIVDAGVGTASDAAIAMELGVDAVLMNTAIAGARDPVRMAVAMRKAVEAGREAFLAGRIPRKAYGSASSPLEGLVE; this is translated from the coding sequence ATGAGCCAGCAGGACACTCCCCTCACCATCGCAGGCGTCACCTTCGGGTCGCGGCTGCTCATCGGCACCGGCAAGTACCCGAGCTTCGAGATCATGAAGCGCTGCCACGAGGCGAGCGGCGCCGAGGTGGTCACCGTGGCGGTGCGCCGCCTGGACCTCAAGGCCCAGGGCGAGCAGTCGCTGATGAGCTGGATCGACACGAAGCGCATGCGGCTGCTGCCCAACACCGCGCTCTGCTACACGGCGGACGACGCGGTGCGCACCTGCCGGCTCGCCGAGGAGCTGGGCATGAGCAAGTGGGTGAAGCTCGAGGTGCTCGGCGACGAGAAGACCCTCTACCCGGACGTGGAGGAGACGGTGAAGGCGGCGCGCATCCTGGTGAAGGAGGGCTTCACCGTGCTGCCCTACACGAGCGACGACCCCATCACCGCGCGCAAGCTCGAGGACGCGGGCTGCGCCGCGGTGATGCCGCTCGCGGCGCCCATCGGCTCGGGCCTCGGCGTGCGCAACCCGCACAACATCCGGCTCATCCGCGAGACCGTGAAGGTGCCGGTGATCGTGGACGCCGGCGTGGGCACGGCCTCGGATGCCGCGATCGCGATGGAGCTGGGCGTGGACGCGGTGCTGATGAACACCGCCATTGCCGGTGCGAGGGATCCGGTGCGGATGGCCGTGGCCATGCGCAAGGCGGTCGAGGCGGGGCGCGAGGCCTTCCTCGCGGGCCGCATCCCGCGCAAGGCGTACGGCTCGGCGTCGAGCCCCCTCGAAGGACTGGTCGAGTAG
- a CDS encoding alpha/beta fold hydrolase — translation MPTLNVDGVPLHYRDEGRGLPVLLFHAFPLTSGSFAPQVAALGGRYRFLLPDARGFGGSALGEGPTEMSRMARDGLAILDALGLDTAVVGGVSMGGYASMALLREDASRVRALVLVDTQVTADDDAGRARRETQAQDALARGVQSVLENNLPKLITSPVDSRVGREVAALMREGTPGGIAAALRGMGLRHDSKDMLARFAGPALVVVGAEDHVTPLEKARQMADLIGGAQLEVIPAAGHLPNQENPEAFNGVLDAFLSRLLAA, via the coding sequence ATGCCCACCCTGAACGTCGACGGCGTCCCCCTGCACTACCGCGACGAGGGCCGCGGCCTGCCCGTCCTGCTCTTTCATGCTTTCCCGCTCACCAGTGGGTCCTTCGCGCCCCAGGTGGCGGCGCTGGGAGGCCGCTACCGCTTCCTGCTGCCGGACGCGCGGGGCTTCGGCGGGAGCGCCCTGGGCGAGGGCCCCACCGAGATGTCCCGCATGGCCCGCGACGGCCTCGCCATCCTCGATGCCCTGGGCCTGGACACGGCCGTGGTGGGCGGGGTGTCCATGGGCGGGTACGCCTCGATGGCGCTGCTGCGCGAGGACGCGAGCCGCGTGCGGGCCCTGGTCCTGGTGGACACGCAGGTGACGGCGGACGACGACGCGGGGCGCGCCCGGCGCGAGACGCAGGCCCAGGACGCGCTCGCGCGCGGCGTGCAGTCCGTGCTGGAGAACAACCTGCCCAAGCTCATCACCTCGCCCGTGGACTCACGCGTGGGGCGCGAGGTGGCGGCGCTGATGCGCGAGGGGACTCCCGGCGGCATCGCGGCGGCGCTGCGCGGGATGGGCTTGCGCCACGACAGCAAGGACATGCTCGCGCGCTTCGCGGGGCCTGCCCTCGTGGTGGTGGGCGCCGAGGATCACGTGACGCCGCTCGAGAAGGCCCGCCAGATGGCGGACCTCATCGGCGGCGCCCAGCTCGAGGTCATCCCGGCGGCCGGCCACCTGCCGAACCAGGAGAACCCCGAGGCCTTCAACGGCGTGCTGGACGCCTTCCTCTCGCGCCTGCTCGCCGCCTAG